The Fortiea contorta PCC 7126 genome has a segment encoding these proteins:
- a CDS encoding glycerol-3-phosphate acyltransferase, translated as MFELWGALIILIGCPLLGTLPLIAWITRALKGRQLAKVGTGNVSVSAAFYHGGRVVGILAVLSEALKGIVAVFIARAFFGEGSTWELVALIALVVGRYSIGRGAGTTNVVWGFLVHDPLVAGFTALLAATSFILLRSRKLVQYGVLILLPLFEVILHAEDVPRIMAVIALVSLLGWIYSQIPDDLSLPTQGAETGSQGMLEFWRGDQAILSLDSQLDAGVVGQKAATLSEIQRWGYSVPKGWVLASVNNPEAVLKFFQPSALSPLVVRSSAIGEDSEQASAAGQYETVLNVTNHEALQAAIAQVYSSYYHPTAVQYRRDRGSPEAAMAVLIQQQVQGVYSGVAFSRDPITQQSDIVVIEALPGSATQVVSGRVTPEQYRAFVTEAENSSIQLEGTGQVPPALVKQVAYLARSIEKRYHGIPQDIEWSYDGQNLWVLQARPITTLLPIWTRKIAAEVIPGVIHPLTWSINRPLTCGVWGDIFTIVLGERALGLDFTATATLHNSRAYFNASLLGDIFLRMGLPPESLEFLTRGAKLSRPPLKSTWENLPGLMRLLKRELRLDEDFKRDYYQLFVPGLSQLATEPIDQLQPVQILARIDLILELLHRGTYYSIFAPLSAALRQAIFRVKDKNLDNSITPEVAVLRSLNALAADTKQILPDLEPEIVFEQLAQTPAGEKILFDFSELLQDYGYLSEVGTDIAVPTWKEHPQYLKQLFVQLLQRDPQPAVTTPRQRFFWGKLQRLVQRRFDLKGRVTEVYSRLLGELRWSFIALEQILLESRLLQQTGDIFFLEIAEIRDIVTNNDEEFSYQLSNIVQLRRSQFLQDQEITQIPPLVYGNTPPHPLAPSALYSDQILQGIPASHGQAEGRIKVLRNLQNIPEIDRNTILVVPYTDSGWAPLLLRAGGLIAEAGGRLSHGAIVAREYGIPAVMDVRGATWLLQDGQRVRIDGTRGLIELSNDLRPE; from the coding sequence ATGTTTGAACTCTGGGGTGCTTTAATTATATTGATTGGTTGTCCTCTGTTGGGCACATTACCGCTAATTGCCTGGATCACTCGCGCCCTCAAGGGCAGACAATTAGCGAAAGTAGGCACAGGAAACGTCAGCGTATCCGCTGCTTTTTATCATGGCGGACGAGTCGTAGGTATCCTCGCGGTCTTGTCGGAAGCTTTGAAAGGGATTGTCGCCGTTTTCATCGCTCGTGCTTTTTTTGGCGAAGGGTCAACCTGGGAACTAGTAGCCTTAATAGCCTTAGTTGTGGGTAGATATTCCATTGGTAGAGGAGCAGGTACAACCAACGTTGTCTGGGGATTTTTAGTCCATGATCCATTAGTAGCAGGATTTACAGCTTTATTGGCAGCTACTAGCTTTATCCTCCTGCGTTCTCGAAAACTAGTGCAATACGGCGTGTTAATTTTATTACCTTTATTTGAGGTAATACTACACGCCGAAGACGTTCCCCGAATTATGGCCGTTATTGCCCTTGTTAGCTTATTAGGTTGGATTTATAGTCAAATTCCCGATGATTTGAGCCTTCCCACCCAAGGTGCAGAAACAGGATCGCAAGGGATGTTAGAATTTTGGCGCGGTGATCAAGCAATCTTATCTTTAGATAGTCAATTGGATGCTGGCGTAGTTGGACAAAAAGCAGCCACCTTATCAGAAATTCAGCGTTGGGGCTATTCAGTACCGAAAGGCTGGGTACTAGCGTCGGTGAATAACCCGGAAGCAGTGCTGAAATTTTTTCAACCATCAGCACTATCTCCCCTAGTAGTCCGTTCCTCCGCTATCGGCGAAGACTCCGAACAAGCCTCAGCAGCTGGACAGTATGAGACAGTATTGAATGTCACTAACCATGAAGCTTTACAAGCAGCGATCGCCCAAGTTTATAGTTCCTATTATCATCCCACTGCTGTGCAATATCGCCGCGATCGCGGTTCCCCAGAAGCAGCAATGGCGGTACTCATTCAACAACAAGTCCAAGGTGTTTATTCTGGTGTCGCTTTCAGCCGCGACCCCATCACCCAACAAAGCGATATTGTTGTGATTGAAGCCTTACCCGGTAGCGCCACTCAAGTTGTTTCGGGGAGAGTGACACCAGAACAATATCGCGCCTTTGTCACCGAAGCCGAAAACTCCTCCATTCAACTAGAAGGAACAGGACAAGTACCACCAGCACTCGTCAAACAAGTCGCCTACTTAGCCCGGAGCATCGAAAAACGATATCATGGCATTCCCCAAGATATTGAATGGAGTTACGACGGACAAAATCTCTGGGTATTACAAGCTAGACCCATCACCACCTTACTTCCCATCTGGACAAGGAAAATCGCCGCCGAAGTCATCCCCGGTGTGATTCATCCCCTCACTTGGTCAATTAACCGTCCCCTCACCTGTGGCGTTTGGGGAGACATTTTCACTATAGTATTAGGCGAACGCGCCCTCGGCTTAGACTTCACAGCCACCGCCACACTCCATAACTCCAGAGCCTACTTTAATGCATCCCTCCTGGGAGATATTTTTCTTCGCATGGGCTTACCACCAGAAAGTTTAGAGTTTCTCACCAGAGGTGCAAAATTAAGCCGACCACCCCTAAAGTCTACCTGGGAAAACCTCCCAGGATTAATGCGGTTGCTGAAGCGAGAATTACGGTTAGACGAAGATTTTAAGCGAGATTATTATCAATTATTTGTCCCTGGATTGTCGCAATTAGCCACAGAACCCATCGACCAGCTACAACCAGTCCAGATATTAGCCAGAATTGACTTGATTTTAGAGTTATTGCATCGCGGCACATATTACAGCATTTTTGCGCCCTTGAGTGCAGCCCTCAGACAAGCAATTTTCCGGGTGAAGGACAAAAATTTAGACAACAGCATCACACCAGAAGTAGCAGTATTGCGATCGCTCAATGCCTTAGCCGCAGATACCAAACAAATATTACCAGATTTAGAACCAGAGATAGTATTTGAGCAATTAGCGCAAACTCCAGCCGGCGAGAAAATTTTATTTGATTTCTCTGAATTACTCCAAGATTACGGTTATTTGAGTGAAGTCGGGACAGATATCGCCGTTCCCACCTGGAAAGAACACCCCCAATACCTCAAACAATTGTTTGTCCAGCTATTACAAAGAGACCCACAACCAGCAGTGACTACCCCGCGTCAGCGATTTTTTTGGGGAAAACTACAGCGACTTGTACAACGACGCTTCGACTTAAAAGGGAGAGTTACCGAAGTTTATTCACGACTTCTAGGCGAATTGCGCTGGAGCTTTATCGCTCTAGAACAGATTTTGTTAGAATCTCGCCTACTCCAGCAAACAGGAGATATCTTTTTTCTGGAAATAGCAGAAATTAGAGATATCGTCACTAACAATGATGAAGAATTCAGTTATCAGTTATCAAATATAGTGCAATTGCGGCGATCGCAATTCCTCCAAGATCAAGAAATTACCCAAATACCTCCTTTAGTTTACGGCAATACACCACCCCACCCCCTAGCACCCTCCGCCCTCTACTCAGACCAAATATTACAAGGTATCCCCGCCAGTCACGGACAAGCTGAGGGACGAATTAAAGTGTTGCGAAACTTACAAAACATTCCAGAGATTGACAGGAACACAATCCTTGTAGTCCCTTATACAGACTCTGGCTGGGCACCCTTGTTACTCAGGGCTGGAGGATTAATAGCCGAAGCTGGTGGACGACTTTCTCACGGAGCGATCGTCGCTCGTGAGTACGGAATTCCCGCAGTTATGGATGTACGCGGTGCTACATGGCTACTGCAAGATGGGCAACGAGTACGAATTGATGGAACTAGGGGACTGATTGAACTGTCTAACGATTTGCGACCTGAGTAA